ctactatatatacttgttgttgtacccacgatctgtcaTCTCGGACAATAGGCAAGAAGGCCAGGGTCGGGTTTGTCTAATGGGCCAAGAGCGTATtactgatcggcccatcaggcctggagaaaggaagagagcgcggagatgcttcgtggttcagctcgcagctcgggcccggtcaaagattcctgcattcaagaggattaattagacCGCACAAATCGTGCCCTATTAATTGTGCATTGATTGGGcaataaattggtcggtataaatatgtaaggggggtgtCACTTGTAGGGGATCCGGAATTTCACCAAAAAAcagcaatacaaattcaaatactcaaaaactctctcaattcagttcggaactacATAACGGCGATAGGCTCCTCCACatttaaatcacttcggaaggagaagcttgttttcagttctcacatttggcgctagaaggaggtgATCTATCGCCTGACTCTCGTTAGTTCCGACTTCATATACAAATCCGCTACACACAACCACCGCTATGGCAACCAACTCTCCCAGTCATGTATCCCTGGAGGTGATTCAGAAGCTCTTACAGGACTTGTCTGAGAAGTCCGATCGTCAGCAAGCCGCCTCCGCCGCTCTTACCGAACGTTTTGACAGCCTGGAGGGTCAGGTCTCCACCCGTTTGGAGGAAGTCACGACGTCCGTAGCTGAGCTCTCAGCCTCCCACCGCGCGTACGCCGATCGGGTTGATCTCTTGTCCGATCAAAACCCGCGTCGACGTGCTTTGGATTTTTCCGGTGTTACTCCACCTTCCATCTCGCTGGTAGCAGCAACAAATGTTACTCCGGGAGATTCATTCCCACCTCAAGTCAACACGCAAACAGCGCCATCGCTGGTTGGCGATGGCCACACTCCGGTTCAGCCCGGTGTCGCCAGACCTTCCGAGCTCCCAGTCCGTCTTCCTCTCCCTGTGGATGAAAACACTTCGACTCCGGAGTATGTTaccaatcccgagatcttccgCATGCAGAGCGAAATCCAGGACATGCGGTCTGCGATGcacagtgcaaccacttcagctCCGGATATCTTTTGAGTGATCGAGGAGTCGAGGCGAACTCCATTTTCTGATCAAATAGCCCGAGTCCGCATCAAAGATACTGGCAAAATTAAGTTCCCGAGCTACGAAGGAAAAGGGGATCCAACCAATCATCTCAAGACTTTCATGTTGACAGCTAGTAGGGTGGACCTCGAGCCTCACGAAGCCGACGCAGGGTACTGCAAGTTGTTCGCAGAAACGTTTTGTGGACCAGTACTACTTTGGTTCGCGTCTCTAGCAGCCGGCTCAATAACAAATTTCACTGAGCTGTCAACCTCGTTCGTCAAGCAGTATTCTAGCTTAATCGAAACCGCGGTGACAGATGCTCAGCTTTGGAACTTAAGCCAAAAGGGTGGAGAATCTCTCCggtcttacataacaaagttcaaggaaatCCAGGTTAAGATCCCGGGACTCTCGGACTCCACAGCCCTGGCCGCGCTTAAAAACGGCCTCTGGCACGAATCTCGCTTCCGCGAAGAGTTATCCGTGAATCGGTTCCCAACCATTCAGGACGCGTTACAACGGGCATCGAACTGGATAGTCGCAGAGGAAGACAAAATTGCCGCTGCGCAAAAACAAAGCGTTCCGACTACAGGAAAACCACGGTTCGAAGCGCCCGCCAAGAAAACTCCGCCTACGACTCCGAAGTCCGGGCCTAGCACGTTCGCAGTCACTCAATCTCCTAAAAAGAATTCTCCAAAGAGTTCACCATCCAAACCTCCATTTTCACCGCGCTCCAAGAGCGGTGTACTCCCAAGTAACAAGTGGGTCCGAGATGAGGACACGTATTGCGAGCTCCACAAAACCAACAGTCATTCCACTCGTGACTGCAAGAAGCTGATGCATCTCCTCGTAGAAAAGTATGTGGCGGGAGGAATGCCAAATGTAACGATCGAGGAGTTGGAGCAGAAAGTGACTCCCGGGGTGGACGAAGATGCCCCACcttcaaagaaaccaaagcatTTTGATGGCAATGAAACCCCCAAGAAAAGAATCGACGTGATAATGGGGGGATCGCGCCTCTTTCGTAACTCCATCACCACGATCAAAGACCATCAGCGGAAGCTCGCTAGCCCCCAGCCGAAGCGCGCTAGGGTCACGGTAAGCGATCTACCTGAGGTTTCTTTCTCCGAGAAGGAAACTGAAGAGCTGGACACTCTGCACGATGACGCACTCGTCATTTCAC
Above is a genomic segment from Camelina sativa cultivar DH55 unplaced genomic scaffold, Cs unpScaffold00703, whole genome shotgun sequence containing:
- the LOC104773875 gene encoding uncharacterized protein LOC104773875; protein product: MLTASRVDLEPHEADAGYCKLFAETFCGPVLLWFASLAAGSITNFTELSTSFVKQYSSLIETAVTDAQLWNLSQKGGESLRSYITKFKEIQVKIPGLSDSTALAALKNGLWHESRFREELSVNRFPTIQDALQRASNWIVAEEDKIAAAQKQSVPTTGKPRFEAPAKKTPPTTPKSGPSTFAVTQSPKKNSPKSSPSKPPFSPRSKSGVLPSNKWVRDEDTYCELHKTNSHSTRDCKKLMHLLVEKYVAGGMPNVTIEELEQKVTPGVDEDAPPSKKPKHFDGNETPKKRIDVIMGGSRLFRNSITTIKDHQRKLASPQPKRARVTVSDLPEVSFSEKETEELDTLHDDALVISLDVANHEVCRILIDTGSSVDLIFLETLARMGIGKEHIVGPPSPLVSFTSETSMSLGTITLPVSTQGVVKMVEFTVFDRPAAYNVILGTPWLYQMKAVASTYHQCVKFPTPEGVREILGSQRTARSCYLASHKLLVQ